The following are from one region of the Plasmodium gaboni strain SY75 chromosome 12, whole genome shotgun sequence genome:
- a CDS encoding acyl-CoA synthetase: MNVMVSLFMLFLYLFCLLLFFFQNNNGKNNFTEICKSVENKNESSVYCMKNYKTKSSIYKYKHLMNFFLDKYKLDNNKLAIVENSCGQAENSITYGNFFKKVLSFSHSLNTYNGTGVPEKIYNEEKNNGKFRLLGLYGNNSTNWLITDFACMMSGVTTLVIQSKFSIDIIIDILNSSKLEWLCLDLDLIEGLLCRKNELPYLKKLIILDNLSKRSEKINSQNEEKSNGSRKSSNKANYNESGKGEDNILASLEYDKEKIEKISSLKKQANKVGVSIIVFDNMTEKEVTNVTIQNEDPNFISSIVYTSGTSGKPKGVMLSNKNFYNSVIPLCDNNIIKEYHIKTHLSYLPMSHVYERILVLTALLLGVKINIWSRDIKYLNSDICNSNSEIIFGVPKVFSRMYSNIMTEVNNLTGCKKFIAKQAINLRKGNNDGAFSKVVEGVTSVSSKIKEKINPNMDVILNGGGKLSPDVAEGLSVLLNVNYYQGYGLTESTGPIFLQDVEDSNAESMGVAVSPSTRYKVRTWEIYTATDTVPKGELLIKSDSMFSGYFLEKECTENAFTKDGYFKTGDIVQINDNGSLTFLDRSKGLVKLSQGEYIETEMINNLYSQIPFVNFCVAYGDDSMDGPLGILSVDKYKLFISLKNDNMLKITGLDEKNFSEKLIDEILNETIYVDYVKGKMMEIFKKTNLNRYNVINDIYLTSKPWDTKNYLTPTLKIRRFNVFKDFSFFIDDVKKKYEEKLKGSSTGSMNSGKSESKDEIKNGSKDEIKSGSKNEIKKGSKDDIKNGSKDEIKSGSKNEIK; encoded by the coding sequence ATGAATGTTATGGTAAGTTTGTTTATgctttttttatatttattttgtcttttattatttttcttccAGAATAATAATGGAAAAAATAACTTCACAGAAATATGTAAAAGTgtagaaaataaaaatgaatcGAGCGTATACTgtatgaaaaattataaaacaaaaagttcaatatataaatataaacatcttatgaacttttttttagataaatataaattagataataataaattagCAATAGTCGAGAATTCTTGCGGACAAGCAGAAAATTCTATAACATATGGaaattttttcaaaaagGTATTATCGTTTAGTCATTCTTTGAATACATATAATGGTACTGGCGTTCcagaaaaaatatataatgaagaaaagaataatGGGAAATTTCGATTATTAGGTTTATATGGTAATAATTCAACTAACTGGTTAATTACCGATTTTGCTTGTATGATGAGTGGCGTTACAACATTAGTAATTCAGTCGAAATTTAGTATAGATATAattatagatatattaaatagTTCAAAATTAGAATGGTTATGTTTAGATTTAGATTTGATTGAAGGATTATTGTGTCGTAAAAATGAATTGCCATATTTGAAAAAGCTCATAATCTTAGATAACCTATCTAAACGTAGTGAAAAAATAAACTCacaaaatgaagaaaaaagtAATGGTTCAAGAAAAAGTAGTAATAAAGCCAATTATAATGAATCTGGTAAGGGAGAAGATAACATTTTGGCTTCCTTAGAATATgataaggaaaaaatagaaaagATTAGttcattaaaaaaacaagCTAATAAGGTTGGTGTAAGTATTATCGTATTTGATAATATGACAGAGAAAGAAGTAACCAATGTTACAATTCAAAACGAAGATCCCAATTTTATTTCCTCCATTGTGTATACATCTGGAACTTCCGGAAAACCAAAAGGTGTTATGTTAAGCAATAAGAATTTCTATAATAGTGTAATACCTTTatgtgataataatataataaaagaatatcatataaaaacaCATTTATCGTATTTACCGATGTCTCATGTATATGAAAGAATTCTTGTTTTAACGGCATTATTATTGGGtgtaaaaattaatatatggAGTAGAGATATTAAATATCTGAATAGTGATATATGTAATTCTAATAGTGAAATAATATTTGGGGTACCTAAGGTTTTTAGTAGAATGTATTCTAATATTATGACAGAAGTAAATAACTTAACAGGTTGCAAGAAATTTATAGCAAAACAAGCTATAAATTTACGTAAAGGAAATAATGATGGAGCTTTTAGTAAGGTTGTTGAAGGTGTTACATCTGTATCAAGTAAAATTAAGGAGAAGATAAACCCTAATATGGATGTTATTTTGAATGGTGGTGGGAAACTCTCTCCAGACGTTGCTGAGGGGTTAAGTGTTCTATTAAATgttaattattatcaagGCTATGGTTTAACAGAATCTACTGGTCCCATATTTTTACAAGATGTAGAAGATAGTAACGCAGAAAGTATGGGAGTAGCTGTTTCTCCTAGCACAAGATACAAAGTAAGAACTTGGGAAATTTATACTGCTACAGATACTGTACCAAAAGGagaattattaattaaaagTGATTCTATGTTTAGTGGGTACTTTTTAGAAAAGGAATGTACAGAAAATGCATTCACAAAAGATGGTTATTTTAAAACAGGAGATATTGTACaaattaatgataatgGTTCTTTAACATTTTTAGATAGATCAAAGGGTTTGGTTAAATTATCTCAAGGTGAATACATAGAAACCgaaatgataaataatttGTATTCACAGATTCCATTTGTAAATTTTTGTGTCGCATATGGTGATGATTCTATGGATGGTCCATTAGGCATTCTTTCTGTGgacaaatataaattatttataagtttaaagaatgataatatgttaaaaataACTGGTTTAGATGAGAAAAATTTTTCAGAAAAATTAATTgatgaaatattaaatgagACTATTTATGTTGATTATGTAAAGGGGAAAATGATGgaaatttttaaaaaaactAATTTAAATAGATACAATGTTATAAATGACATATACTTGACTTCCAAACCATGGGACACCAAAAATTACCTAACTCCAACATTGAAAATAAGAAGATTTAATGTATTTAAAGacttttcattttttatagatgacgttaaaaagaaatatgaagaaaaattaaaaggAAGTAGCACGGGTAGTATGAATAGTGGTAAAAGTGAAAGTAAAgatgaaattaaaaatggAAGTAAAGATGAAATTAAAAGTGGAAgtaaaaatgaaattaagAAAGGAAGTAAAgatgatattaaaaatggAAGTAAAGATGAAATTAAAAGTGGAAgtaaaaatgaaattaagA